A single Pirellulales bacterium DNA region contains:
- a CDS encoding RNA-binding protein, producing MGKRIYVGNLPWSMSNADLEELFGAHGNVRMAEVMSDRETGRSRGFGFVEMDSDESMNSAIDALNGKEVDGRPLVVNEARPKTPGGGGGYGGGGGGRSGGGRSGGGRGYR from the coding sequence ATGGGAAAGCGGATTTACGTGGGGAATCTCCCCTGGTCGATGTCGAATGCGGATTTAGAAGAACTGTTTGGCGCGCATGGCAACGTGCGCATGGCCGAAGTCATGTCCGACCGTGAAACCGGCCGCTCGCGCGGGTTTGGTTTTGTCGAAATGGACTCTGACGAATCGATGAACAGCGCCATTGACGCCCTCAATGGCAAGGAAGTTGACGGCCGGCCCCTGGTTGTCAACGAAGCCCGGCCCAAGACTCCCGGCGGCGGGGGTGGATATGGTGGCGGAGGGGGAGGACGCTCGGGCGGGGGTCGTTCCGGTGGTGGACGCGGTTACCGCTAA
- the rpsR gene encoding 30S ribosomal protein S18 yields MAHDGFDRDRDRDRGGFRGDRRGGPGGSSNRIRVRVKKKDPIFINGERPRPMYIDYKDMELLGKLVNRQGKIVSRRKSGCTAISQHAVTKAIKRARFMALLPYVGE; encoded by the coding sequence ATGGCACATGATGGTTTTGATCGAGATCGGGATCGGGATCGCGGCGGCTTTCGCGGGGATCGGCGGGGCGGCCCGGGTGGGTCCTCCAACCGTATTCGGGTCCGCGTCAAGAAAAAAGACCCGATCTTTATTAATGGCGAACGCCCCCGGCCGATGTACATCGACTACAAGGACATGGAATTGCTGGGGAAACTGGTGAATCGACAGGGAAAAATTGTCAGCCGCCGTAAAAGCGGCTGCACCGCCATCAGCCAACACGCCGTGACCAAAGCGATCAAGCGCGCTCGCTTTATGGCGCTACTCCCTTATGTGGGTGAGTAG
- a CDS encoding thioesterase family protein — protein sequence MPNQVNVNTFNTTRRVEFAMTDAAGIMHFAAFFELMESVEHELLRSLGLSVMPPADSPPPHLSWPRVSATCDFRQAVRFEDVLDIKAWVARLGTKSITYAFEFLCGEALVAEGQIVAVCCQVAHGKLLSSQPVPQSWSALLRPYVRV from the coding sequence GTGCCCAACCAGGTGAATGTGAACACGTTTAACACCACCCGCCGGGTTGAATTTGCCATGACGGATGCCGCGGGTATCATGCATTTTGCCGCTTTTTTTGAGTTAATGGAGTCGGTCGAACACGAGCTCTTGCGTAGTCTGGGACTCAGTGTTATGCCCCCGGCGGATTCTCCCCCGCCCCATTTGAGCTGGCCGCGGGTTTCGGCAACTTGTGATTTTCGCCAAGCGGTGCGGTTTGAGGACGTCTTGGATATCAAGGCCTGGGTGGCCCGATTAGGCACAAAAAGCATCACCTACGCGTTTGAATTTTTGTGCGGGGAGGCGCTCGTGGCAGAGGGTCAAATTGTGGCGGTTTGTTGCCAAGTTGCACATGGCAAGCTGCTCTCTAGCCAGCCTGTTCCGCAATCGTGGAGTGCTCTTTTGCGGCCTTATGTGCGGGTCTGA